The sequence TGTTCACCACAGGAAAACTAAAATAGGCTCTTCGCTCTATACAGTGATACAACAGAATGAAGCTTTAAAAGGGCAGGCAATCCTCATGGTAAAATCATTCATGATTGACCCGAACTCTAGATTATGTGAAGGCCACATGAGGTCATATTGATCAAATAAAGCACAAGGAATTGTCACAGGAAAAGAAATAACGTTCTGCAGCTTTGACAGAATGACAGGTGCAGATACTCTTAACTCCAGTCTTATAAGCCGCACAAGCATTTTTTTGTCTGCTTAAAATATCCAGAACCTAAACTCAGAAGAAATTGAAGACACGACATACTACGAATAACCGAAAAAAATCAGGCAGGGCTCCAAGTCTGCAAACATGCCTAATGCTAATACTCATATTAGCCAACCATGAATCTGCATCCTTGTACGTTGTACCCAACAAAAGAAATATACCCAACTGTTACATCTTGACAGGCAAGTTACAACAGCAGAAACAAAAGTAATTCCAGTGAACAAAGGCGGTGTACCTGGGTGAGCAGACTGCGTCGGCACCCCAAGAGGCGACTCCTTCTGCAATGCAAGAAGAAAAATACCCAGATTAGCAGAGGATAACAAGTAACACCATAAACCATCAGCCATTCATAAAAACTTAAGAAGAAGCTCATACACAAACCTTGGTGGTGTAGACCTTGTCACCCTTCTCGTTGATGTAATACTGGAGATACATCTTGGATCAGAACGCAGGGATGACACCTGATAAATCCAACGAGAACAAAGTGGAATTACTCCCAAAGTCCTAAAAATAACAAGAATAGCACTAAATGTTAtcaatagagatggcaatgggtatccgctacccgaaacccggtgggtttttgctctattagggtatgggtttggaTCAATTTCTgtgcccatgggtttgttaatgggttcaaatggaaacccaacaggtacgtgggcatgggtttgttcttccactacccatacccgcaaacccatggaTTTTTAAAACTCGCCTTAAAATCATcattccttataaatatgtctcataatattattaattgaatatgttctaattgaaataaacatCATGTAACGAATTTtaagctaaaattagttatcacttgttccttttatcctagcttattaatgtattgattgttATTTACATGAtaaattattttttatgttgatgttagtgggtatgggaaacccgttgggtacccgaaacccgcatgggtatgagtttgggcaaaattttatacccgtcatgggtatgggttttttagCGGGCATATTTTTTCTTCGTGGGTATGGGTTTGGACAAGTAATAACCAGCGGGTttttacccgttgccatctctagttaTCAAGTAGGACGGCTTGCTGGTCGTTCTGATCGGGGTGTATTTGGTTGAGCTTTTTGAACCTGCTTTGAAAAAGCAGAAGCTTCTACCGCTAATTTCAAAGCAGCTTTTATGTAGTACAAATTTGAAGTGCTTTTGTTGCTTATCCAAGTTTGTTATATTAATAAACAGATGAGATAAATAAAAACTAAAATATGTTTTAAAATAATTAAATGTTATAATAAAtgaaacaaaaaatgtttttaatAAGGGCAATTTAAATTTGTACCCTTAGTTTTGCCACCTTCCTCATTTTtacccttagtcgtgtttttttGCTTAGTTTTACACTTCTACTCTGTAGCACTAGAAAGACAAAAATGAGCAAAAAAACATGACTAAAGGTAAAAATGAGGACACTAGCAAAACTGAGGGCACCATCTTAAAAAACCCTAATAATAAGAAGTAAAATAaaaattaaaatgatttatttaTAAAAATAATAGGAACACAAATATAATTTTATTTTTTAAATTATATATATTGATTAAGAGATATAGTTAGACAAACATATAAACAATATACAGTTTGATTACAGTAGCTAACTAACATCTAATTGAACCAAACAACTTTTAGCTTTTTTTTCTCATTTTTTCACAGACAGCTCACAGAAGCATTTTCACATATTACAGCTGATCCTTCCAACGGGGGTAAGGTTTTTTTTAATCCAGTCTGGTACTAGTATTAAGATGCACGGACGTACAACAAACACGAATATTTGCAATTTTGCAACCACAAGTGGTGTCTCTTTGCTATTATGCTATCTGAGTGTATGATATGTGGGTTCGTCTTTGTTACAAAACAAATATGAATCCCATCCTGGACACTGTCGATGAACAGCGAGAGGTCTGACAAAGAAAGAAGCAGCGAACACCAAATCAGATCATAACAGGCACCTTTGCCCGAAGGCTTTGCGTTTTCTTATTCACCCTACCTACAAAAGAATCTCTAATATCCCAAAAATTGTTACTACTCTCTTATCGTTGGGAACACCCTAAATCTCAGCATAGGAATTTGCATCAATTTTCCAATCATTAACAGAGCCCCGCAAATCCCTCTGGCACAATCATCCTTGCTTCAACAAGGACTTCAGGGGCTCCAGTTGTGAGCCTTACTTGCTTTTGATATAAGCAGAGGCGGTTGCGAACGCCAGATCTGCCCAGAGGCCAGCTGCAGACGGCCGTGCAACGACGGCAAGAGGCCAGCCAAGACCAAAGCAACGGCACAACACTCCCCAATAGAATCCCAACTCACAAGCCCTCCGCACCGCAATATGTCCATATCAACTTCACCAGGTACAACGAATAATTGAGTGACTTACCACAGCTTGGAAGACGGATCAGCAGTTCAGCTTCAGCAAGACAGGCGGCTAGGGTTTACGGAAGAGGCGCGCCTACGGAAGAGGCAGGAGGAGGATATAAGAGGCCACGGATGAAAGCCCATACCGTTACCGTCGTCAAGACTCGCGAGCATGCACGCCGCTCCGCATCCGTAAAAAGCACGGGCCTGTCCGCAAGCCCACCATGGCGGCCCCGTAGCACACGCAGGTTGTTGCATTTGGTATTCTGGGCTTAGCTGGAGTGCCTGCGAGGCCCACTGGATTAGAGTGGGATTGCGGGAAGTCCAGCACTGGAAGATTTGACCTACCTATACATGTACAAAAAGCCTCTAGGCCGTTTTGGTGGCCCATTTCGAGTCCGGCCCGGCCCGCTTTATACGGGCTAGGGTTAGGGCGGCATGAATATGTGGGCTAGGGCCGGACAGCAAACTGAGTCCGTCGGGCTAGTCGAGTTTGGCCCACTTTTTTTACTGAACCGTGCTCATCGGCCCTCTTTTTCGTGCTTATCGGGTTAGTCTGGCCCGTTTAGGCTCACTGTGGGTCGGGACTGTGTAATGAAACGAGCCCGCGGGCTAAGTAGGCTCGGCTCAGTTTTCTAATCGTGTCTGTCGGACCAGGCCTAAACCAGGCCAGGCCAAGACGGACGACCTGTTTGTACATGCATAGTCCTACCCACACGATTTTCCATATAATATTACTTAATACTACTTTAACAATTAATTCCAGATCTGGATGTCATTTTTACAAAATTTAGAAGCTAGCATGATGTCAGCTTTCAGCTGTGGATTTTTGGAAATCTGTTTAGCTGCTAGTGGTGAGAAAGCCATCGTAGGATGGAAGATGTGCGAAAGATGAAAGTCGTTTGGCTTGAAGAAATGTGAACTGTGATTATTTAATAATTGTTTGTCACATCCTAGAGGACTTGGCATGGATGGATCTAAGCAACGGCCAAGAGCAAGTAAAGTTGCAATCAATGAACCAATAAGACTACACAATAACATGAAGTGAATCATATAATTTCTGGAGATATCAAGGTCGTGTCTTAGATTCAGGGCCCTAGGCGAAAGCTTAGGTGGGACCCTTTTAACCTATGTATATACATAATCTTTCTCTCTCCACATATATATAGTTATAAAAACATTTTGAAAGTTAGAACATTATTACATTACTAGGAAGTAAAAATTATTTAACTAAAATTCACAAACCAGAATGTATATAACTCCTAGGAGACCGAAGCAAACTTTAGGCGAAACGACAATTAGCTTGCTCCCTAACTGTAGTATACATGTACGCGTACGTGCGAAGGTCGATTGTCGAGCGCGTATTGAGCTCTGTGCATTGACAACATGGTAGCGGTAGGAATAATGTTTTCTTGATGTATTCTATTTTTACTTGGTAACTGGGATTGGTTTGGCCAAGTTCAATGATGTATATGTTCGATAATGGCGTACTGCTCACAATAGTAGGGGCTAGATTACCATAGCATTAGGCTAACCAAGCCAACATTGATTAGGGTGATTACACAACTAAGGGTATGTTTGGTTCAGTTGTGGATTTCAGAAAAACTAATTCTAGTTGTGAAAAAAATGTTTTGAGCTGATAATTACGGAAAAATTAAAATTTGTTTAGTTGGAATAAATATTAATTATATATTTTATAAGAGCATGTTAACTTATTACATGGATGTTATGAATCTAGAAAATCTAGGGTATGATGTGATTTTGAATTGAACTAAAGGAATCTATATGTTTTCAGGTATTGATTCTGTTGTTGTATCCATTTGGTTGGGATTTTAGATTTTTGGTAGCGAATCTAGTTTAGGAAGCTAAACCAAATATACTCTAAGTACTATACTCAAATATATACTTATATACTTGAGTAGGGGGTCCAACATTTTAGGGCCTAGGGCGACCGCCCACCTGGCATCCCCTTAGGTCTGGTCCTGGGAGATATGGATGCTAGATGCTTGTGTAGCATagtcattgagagcacctagaggggggtaaataggtgatcctgtaaaacttgaaacttaatccacaaaaacttggttaggagttagcacagtaaagccaagtggctagagaggagttcttgcaagacacgataaccacaagaagatcaatcacagatagacacagtggttttatcccgtggttcggccaagttcaacacttgcctactccacgttgtggcgtcccaacggacgagggttgcaatcaacccctctcaagcggtccaaagacccacttgaataccacgatgttcacgaagaagcacgaagtaagggagggatgagcaacacacacaagtcacaaaatcagagcaacaatacgcacacaagtcacaacacgagctctcaacacaactcaaagagtactctactcaaatagagctctagttgctatcacaaagaatcgaatgcgtggaattgaagtcttgttgcttaggaatgcttagagaatgcttggtgtactcctccatgcgcctaggggtcccttttatagccccaaggcagctaggagccgttgagagcattccaggaagacaattcttgccttctgtcgcctggcgcaccggacagtccggtgcaccaccggacactgtccggtgcggatttctttccttctttggcgaagcccaccgttggcggttcagagccgttggtgcaccggacactgtccggtgcacaccggacagtccggtgcccccatctgaccgttggctctgccacgcgtcgcgcgcggattacgcggtcgaccgttggccgggccgattgttggctcaccagacagtccggtgcaccaccggacagtccggtgatttatagtcgtacgccgccgttgaaacccgagagcagccatttcgcagacgccagcctggcgcaccggacactgtccggtgcaccaccggacagtccggtgcacccagactgcgcagagtcttggctgctcagccaagtcttttccaatttggtctttcctgtttctagcacttagacacaatacattagtcttcaaaacaatgtactaagtcttagaaacatacctttactcttgatttacactttttgagtccttggcacaatttaacacttaggcacttgtgttggacacttaatcaccaaaatacttagaaatggcccaagggcacatttccctttcaatctccccctttttggtgatttatgccaacacaataaaaagcaactaaaagaagtgcaacatcaactcAAATGAAAACATaattttgttttgattcaaatttggcatatttggatcattttttgccaccacttggtttgtttttgcaaatcaacctcaatttcctatctctaagtcaaacacacttgttgagacataaagagagttgttccaagagaaattgatcaaagatttcaaaaactccccctttttcccataatcaaccattctccccacaagaggccaacttttgacaaaagagacaataagagatttttgacaaatcaaaagctctattctactattttcaaaattctcaagtggtagctgatccatttgttgctttgaccttattttctccccctttggcatcaagcaccaaaacgggatcaattttggccctttaaccctattgccccaccaaaatcttcaactaagagtaaaaaggcaataagagtacaaagatgaacttggaatcagttactctttcattggagcgcagtggaagtcttgcatggtccaagtccaccttttccctttcaaacctcctttgagactaaattaagcaaactgaagcacacagttagtctcaaagggtcaagttgtagcacatctccccctaaatatgtgcatcacttgcaaatggacttgtgaggtccggggagtgcttgtacaacttgagcaccataaataaacaacaaaatgcattaaggaacatgatcaaggcataaaacacatgtatgctataaatcaatccaggttccgcgaatctaagacatttagctcactacgcagcttgcaaaaggtcgactcatctagaggcttggtaaagatatcggctagctggttctcggtgctaacatgaaacactttgatatctcccttttgatggtggtctctcaaaaagtgatgtcggatgtcaatgtgctttgtgcggctgtgttcaacaggattatccgccatgcggatagcactctcattatcatataggagtgggactttgctcagattgtagccaaagtccctgagggtttgcctcatccaaagtagttgtgtgcaacactgtcctgcggcaacatactcggcctcagcggtggatagggcaacggaggtttgtttcttagaactccatgacaccagggaccttcctaagaattggcacgtccccgatgtactcttcctatcgaccttacatccagcatagtcggagtctgaatatccaattaagtcaaaggtagacccctttggataccagatcccgaagcaaggcgtagcgactaaatatctaagaattcgcttcacggccactaagtgacactcctttggatcggattgaaatctagcacacatgcatacgctaagcataatatccggtctactagcacataaataaagtaaggaccctatcatagaccggtatgccttttgatcaacggacttacctcctttgttgaggtcggtgtgtccgttggtccccattggagtctttgcgggcttggcgtccttcatcccaaaccgcttgatcaaatcttgcgtgtacttcgtttgggagatgaaggtcccatctttgagttgcttcacttggaacccaaggaaatagcttaactcgcccatcattgacatctcaaacttttgagtcatcaccctgctaaactcttcacaagacttttggttagtagaaccaaatattatgtcatcgacataaatttggcacacaaaaagatcaccatcacaagtcttagtaaaaagagttggatcggctttcccaaccttgaaagcattagcaattaaaaagtctctcaggcattcataccatgctcttggggcttgcttaagtccatagagcgccttagagagcttacacacgtggtcggggtaccgttcatcctcaaagccagggggttgctccacgtacacctcctccttgattggcccgttgaggaaagcgctcttcacatccatttggaataacctgaaagaatggtgagtagcataggctaacaatatgcgaattgactctagcctagccacaggagcaaaagtctcctcaaagtccaaacctgcgacttgggcataaccttttgccacaagtcatgccttgttccttgtcaccaccccgtgctcgtcttgtttgttgcggaacacccacttggtttccacaacattttgcttaggacgaggcaccagtgtccaaacttcatttctcttgaagttgttgagctcctcttgcatggccaacacccagtccggatctagcaaggcttcttctaccctgaaaggctcaatagaagagacaaaagagtaatgctcacaaaaattaactaatctagagcgagtagttactcccttgctaatgtcacccaatatttggtcgacgggatgattcctttgaatcgtcgctcgaacttgggttggaggtgccggttgtgcttctacctccattaaatgatcatcttgtgctcccccttgatcacatgcctcctcttgatgaacctgttcatcttcttgagttgggggatgcaccgttgttgaggaagaaggttgatcttgctccttttgttccagtggcctcacatctccaatcgccatggtgcgcattgcggccgttggaacgtcttcttcatctacatcatcaagatcaacaacttgctctcttggagagccattagtctcatcaaatacaacgtcgctagagacttcaaccaaacccgatgatttgttgaagaccctatacgcctttgtatttgagtcataacctaacaaaaacccttctacagctttgggagcaaacttggaatttctacctttcttcactagaatgtaacatttgctcccaaatacacgaaagtaagacacattgggtttgttaccggttagaagctcatatgaagtcttcttgaggaggcgatgaaggtagacccggtttatggcgtgacaagccgtgctcacggcttccgtccaaaaccgttcgggagtcttgaattcaccaagcatcgtcctcgccatgtctagtagcgtcttgttctttctctctaccacaccattttgctgtggtgtgtagggagcgaagaactcgtgcttgattccttcctcctcaagatactcctccacttgaagatttttgaactcagacccattgtcgctccttatcttcttcactttgagctcaaacttgttttgggctctccttaggaagcgcttgagggtcccttggatttcagatttatcctgcaaaaagaatacccaagtgaagcgagaaaaatcatcaactataacaagaccatacttacttcctcctatacttagataggcgacgggtccgaagaggtccatatgaagtaactccaggggtcttgatgttgtcatcacatttttggcatgatgagagcttcccactagTTTacgtgcttgacaagctgcacaaggtctatctttttcgaaagttacattagttagacctatcacgtgttctccctttagaagcttgtgaaggttcttcatccccacatgtgctaaacggcgatgccacagccagcccatgctagtcttagcaattaagcatgcatctacatcggcctcctcttttgcaaaatcaactaaataaagtttgccgtctagtacacccttaaaagctaatgaaccatcacttcttctaaagacagacacatctacatttgtgaataaacagttatatcccatattacaaagttgactcacaaacagcaagttatatccaagcgactcaactaagaacacattagaaatagagtgctcgaatgaaatagcaatttttcctaaccctttcaccttgccttggttcccatcaccaaaaatgattgaatcttggggatccttgttcttgacgtaggaagagaacatcctcttctcccccgtcatgtggtttgtgcatccgctgtcgataatccagcttgagcccccggatgcataaacctgcaaggcaaatttaggcttgggtcttaggtacccaactcatgttgggtcctacaaggttagttacaatagtcttagggacccaaatgcaagtcttgtctcccttacatttggctcctaatttcctagcaattaccttcttatcctttctacaaatagcaaaggaagcattgcaagcataataaattgtagaaggttcattcattactttcctaggaacatgaacaatatttcttctaggcatatgatgaacaacatttttcctagccacatttctatcatgcataatagaagaactagaagcaattatggcatgagaatcaaaagcatcataacttctataaacattcctagaatgtctcctatcatgatacatgaaagcatggttcttttgagcactactagtgaaagtcgcctagaggggggtgaatagggtgaaactgaaatttacaaaattaatcacaactacaagccgggttagcgttagaaatagaaacgagtccgagagagagggcgcaaaacaaatcgcaagcgaatgaagagtgtgacacgcggatttgttttaccgaggttcggttcttgcaaacctactccccgttgaggtggtcacaaagaccgggtctctttcaaccctttccctctctcaaacggtcccacggaccaagtgagcttcttcttctcaaacaattggaacacaaagttcccgcaaggaccaccacacaattggtgtctcttgcctcaattacaagtgtgtttgatctcaagaaagattgagaaagaaaagaagcaatccaagcgcaagagctcaaaagaacacaacaaatcactctcactagtcactaaggctttgtgtggaattgagagaggatttgatcacttgagtgtgtctagaattgaatgctagagatcttgtaagtagttagaaggtggaaaacttggatgacttgaatgtggggtggttgggggtatttataaccccaaccaccaaactagccgtttggtggaggctgctgtcgcatggcgcaccggatagtccggtgtgccaccggacagtgtccggtgcgccagccacgtcacctggccgttgggatctgaccgttggagctctgacgcgtgggcccgcctagctgtccggtggtgcaccggacaagtcctgtagactgtccggtgtgccacccgcgcgtgctctgctcctctgcgcgcgctggcgcgcatttaatgcgttgcagacgaccgttggcgcgaagtagtcgttgctccgctggctcaccggacagtccggtgtgcaccggacatgtccggtgaattatagcggagcgaattcccgaagctggcgagttcagagtcgctctcctctggagcaccggacactgtccggtggtgcaccggacagtttggtgaattatagcgaagcgcctctgaaaattcccgaaggtgcgaagtttggcttggagtcccctggcgcaccggacactgtccggtggcacactggacagtccggtgcgccagaccagggctgccttcggttatcccttgctctttttgttgaacccatttcttggtctttttattggctaagtgtgaacctttggcacctgtataacttatagactagagcaaactagttagtccaattatttgtgttgggcaattcaaccaccaaaatcaattaggaaataagtgtaagcctaattccctttcaatctccccctttttggtgattgatgccaacacaaaccaaagcaaatgtggaagtgcataattgaactagtttgcataatgtaagtgcaagggttacttggaattgagccaatataaatacttataagatatgcacggattgtttcttttatttttaacattttggaccacgcttgcaccacatgttttgtttttgcaaatttcttttgtaaatccttttcaaagttcttttgcaaatagtcaaaggtaaatgaataagattttgcgaagcattttcaagatttgaaattttctccccctgtttcaaatgctttcctttgacttaaacaaaactcccccttgataaattcctcctcttagtgttcaagagggttttaagatattgattttgaaaatactactctctcccctttttaAACACAatgagatatcaatttgaaaaatcataccaattgaaaaactctttttaaaattaggtggtggtgcggtccttttgctttgggctaatactctctccccctttggcatgaatcgccaaaaacggaatcattagagcccttcgaattactttctcccctttggtaaataaaatatgagtgaagattataccaaaacggagagttgctcggagcgacgacgaaggatgagttacggagtggaagcctttgtcttcgccgaagactccaatttcctttcaatacacctatgacttggtttgaaatagacttgaaaacacattagtcgtagcatatgaaaagagacat is a genomic window of Zea mays cultivar B73 chromosome 5, Zm-B73-REFERENCE-NAM-5.0, whole genome shotgun sequence containing:
- the LOC118472080 gene encoding H/ACA ribonucleoprotein complex subunit 3-like protein; translation: MYLQYYINEKGDKVYTTKKESPLGVPTQSAHPARFSPDDKYSRQRYLLKKRFGLLPTQKPALKY